The Chanodichthys erythropterus isolate Z2021 chromosome 14, ASM2448905v1, whole genome shotgun sequence genome window below encodes:
- the LOC137035535 gene encoding gastrula zinc finger protein XlCGF7.1-like isoform X2 — MPLKEESQELNNVEVKDEKHDLTIGEKSTPTEMTCSQKGAQKTRSRRHYTCSQCGRSCDHKRNFEAHMRSHTGEKPFTCQECGKSFSQKQNLKAHMRSHTGEKPFTCQECGKTYTYKGNLEVHMRVHTGEKPYTCNYCGKGFAQNGNLEVHVRLHTGEKPFTCVQCEKSFTYHRDLKRHMQTHSGKKLQCSECGMVFTKTISLKNHMRLHSGQRQFKCEDQYEDKKKAFAIITLTDTPKN, encoded by the coding sequence ATGCCGCTGAAAGAGGAGAGTCAAGAACTGAATAACGTGGAAGTGAAAGATGAGAAACATGATCTCACGATTGGAGAAAAATCCACACCGACTGAAATGACTTGCTCCCAAAAAGGTGCCCAGAAGACCAGATCTAGAAGGCATTACACCTGCAGTCAGTGCGGAAGGAGTTGCGATCATAAACGAAACTTTGAAGCCCACATGAGaagtcacactggagaaaagcctttcacATGCCAagagtgtggaaaaagtttcagtCAAAAACAAAACCTCAAAGCCCACATGAGaagtcacactggagagaaacctttcacATGCCAAGAGTGTGGAAAGACGTATACATATAAAGGTAACCTTGAGgtccacatgagagttcacactggagagaagccttacacctgcaaTTACTGTGGGAAGGGTTTTGCTCAAAACGGAAACCTCGAGGTTCACGTGAGGcttcacaccggagagaagcctttcacgtgtgttcagtgtgaaaagagtttcaCGTATCACAGAGACCTTAAACGCCATATGCAGACTCACTCTGGGAAGAAACTGCAGTGTTCTGAATGTGGCATGGTGTTTACGAAAACgataagtttaaaaaatcacatgCGCCTTCACTCTGGGCAAAGACAGTTTAAATGTGAGGATCAGTATGAGGATAAAAAAAAGGCTTTTGCCATCATCACACTTACAGATACACCTAAAAACTAA
- the LOC137035535 gene encoding gastrula zinc finger protein XlCGF7.1-like isoform X1 — translation MAFIKEESEDIEIEEAFSVKHEDTEEQTDQMPLKEESQELNNVEVKDEKHDLTIGEKSTPTEMTCSQKGAQKTRSRRHYTCSQCGRSCDHKRNFEAHMRSHTGEKPFTCQECGKSFSQKQNLKAHMRSHTGEKPFTCQECGKTYTYKGNLEVHMRVHTGEKPYTCNYCGKGFAQNGNLEVHVRLHTGEKPFTCVQCEKSFTYHRDLKRHMQTHSGKKLQCSECGMVFTKTISLKNHMRLHSGQRQFKCEDQYEDKKKAFAIITLTDTPKN, via the exons AtggcgtttattaaagaggagagtgaagataTAGAGATTGAAGAAGCATTCAGCGTGaaacatgaagatactgaggaacaaacag ACCAGATGCCGCTGAAAGAGGAGAGTCAAGAACTGAATAACGTGGAAGTGAAAGATGAGAAACATGATCTCACGATTGGAGAAAAATCCACACCGACTGAAATGACTTGCTCCCAAAAAGGTGCCCAGAAGACCAGATCTAGAAGGCATTACACCTGCAGTCAGTGCGGAAGGAGTTGCGATCATAAACGAAACTTTGAAGCCCACATGAGaagtcacactggagaaaagcctttcacATGCCAagagtgtggaaaaagtttcagtCAAAAACAAAACCTCAAAGCCCACATGAGaagtcacactggagagaaacctttcacATGCCAAGAGTGTGGAAAGACGTATACATATAAAGGTAACCTTGAGgtccacatgagagttcacactggagagaagccttacacctgcaaTTACTGTGGGAAGGGTTTTGCTCAAAACGGAAACCTCGAGGTTCACGTGAGGcttcacaccggagagaagcctttcacgtgtgttcagtgtgaaaagagtttcaCGTATCACAGAGACCTTAAACGCCATATGCAGACTCACTCTGGGAAGAAACTGCAGTGTTCTGAATGTGGCATGGTGTTTACGAAAACgataagtttaaaaaatcacatgCGCCTTCACTCTGGGCAAAGACAGTTTAAATGTGAGGATCAGTATGAGGATAAAAAAAAGGCTTTTGCCATCATCACACTTACAGATACACCTAAAAACTAA